In a single window of the Balaenoptera acutorostrata chromosome 3, mBalAcu1.1, whole genome shotgun sequence genome:
- the KLHDC2 gene encoding kelch domain-containing protein 2 isoform X2: MWDLPGPGIEPMSPALAGGLVKQLRHEGSPKDQSNQVRGLYDFYLPREELWIYNMETGRWKKINTEGDVPPSMSGSCAVCVDRVLYLFGGHHSRGNTNKFYMLDSRSTDRVLHWERIDCQGIPPSSKDKLGVWVYKNKLIFFGGYGYLPEDKVLGTFEFDETSFWNSSHPRGWNDHVHILDTETFVWSQPITTGKAPSPRAAHACATVGNKGFVFGGRYRDARMNDLHYLNLDTWEWNELIPQGICPVGRSWHSLTPVSSDHLFLFGGFTTDKQPLSDAWTYCISKNEWIQFNHPYTEKPRLWHTACASDEGEVIVFGGCANNLLVHHRAAHSNEILIFSVQPKSLVRLSLEAVICFKEMLASSWNCLPKHLLHSVNQRFGSNNTSGS, translated from the exons atgtgggatcttcctggaccagggatcgaacccatgtcccctgcattggcaggcggactcgtAAAACaactgcgccatgagggaagccccaaGGATCAG aGTAATCAAGTCAGAGGATTATATGACTTTTATCTGCCTAGAGAAGAACTCTGGATCTACAATATGGAGACTGGAAGATG gaaaaaaattaacactgAGGGTGATGTTCCTCCTTCTATGTCAGGAAGCTGTGCTGTGTGTGTAGACAGGGTGCTGTACTTGTTTGGAGGACACCATTCAAGAGGCAATACGAATAAG TTCTACATGCTGGATTCAAGGTCTACAGACCGAGTATTACACTGGGAAAGAAttgactgccaaggaattcctcCATCATCAAAGGACAAACTCGGTGTCTGGGTATATAAAAACAA GTTAATATTTTTTGGAGGGTATGGATATTTACCTGAAGATAAAGTATTGGGAACTTTTGAATTTGATGAAACATCTTTTTGG aaTTCAAGTCATCCAAGAGGATGGAATGATCATGTACATATTTTAGACACTGAAACATTTGTCTGGAGCCAGCCTATAACTACT GGTAAAGCACCTTCACCTCGTGCTGCCCATGCCTGTGCAACTGTTGGAAACAAAGGCTTTGTGTTTGGAGGCAGATATCGA GATGCTAGAATGAATGATCTTCACTATCTTAATCTGGATACATGGGAGTGGAATGAATT AATTCCACAAGGCATATGCCCAGTTGGCCGATCTTGGCACTCACTAACACCAGTTTCTTCAGatcatctctttctctttggAGGATTTACCACTGATAAACAGCCACTAA GTGATGCTTGGACTTACTGCATCAGTAAAAACGAATGGATACAGTTTAATCATCCCTATACTGAAAAACCAAG aTTATGGCATACAGCTTGTGCCAGTGATGAAGGAGAAGTCATTGTGTTTGGTGGGTGTGCCAATAACCTTCTCGTCCATCACAGGGCT GCACACAGTAATGAAATACTTATATTTTCAGTTCAACCAAAATCTCTTGTAAG GCTAAGCTTAGAAGCAGTCATTTGCTTTAAAGAAATGTTAGCCAGCTCGTGGAACTGCCTTCCAAAACACTTACTTCACAGTGTTAATCAGAGGTTCGGTAGTAACAACACTTCTGGATCTTAA